A part of Cannabis sativa cultivar Pink pepper isolate KNU-18-1 chromosome 6, ASM2916894v1, whole genome shotgun sequence genomic DNA contains:
- the LOC115695961 gene encoding 7-deoxyloganetin glucosyltransferase yields the protein MAMETKPHAVFIPYPAQGHITPLMKLAKLLHQKGFHITFVNNHFNHNRLLKSRGPNSLDGLPGFRFESIPDGIPPTDNKADATQDIPALCESTEKNCLEPFRKLLLKLNDTTSVDPPVSCVVSDAAMSFTVKAGDEFGIPVALFWTISACGLLGYTQYENLVNKGFTPFKDESSFTNGYMDTLIDWIPAINDIRLKDLPSFIRTTNPNEFMVKYIIRLIKATSTGTALILNTFDSLEHNVLEALSSIFTCPIYTIGPLHLLVKKTQPKTLSSIASNLWIEEFECLQWLDSKDSKSVVYVNFGSITAMSSEQLIEFAWGLANSKKPFVWIIRPDLVEGDSAVLPSEFVEETRERSLISNWCPQEEVMNHPAIGGFLTHCGWNSTLESLSAGVPTICWPFFAEQQTNCKFLCDVWGSGMEINANVQRDDVEKLVRELMDGEKGHEMRNKAMEWKKKAHEATELGGSSLVNLDNIIKEVLVPSLKP from the exons ATGGCCATGGAAACGAAACCTCACGCAGTATTCATTCCATATCCAGCACAAGGCCACATAACACCTCTTATGAAACTAGCCAAGCTTCTACACCAAAAAGGCTTTCACATAACATTTGTCAACAACCACTTCAACCACAACCGTCTCCTCAAATCAAGAGGCCCTAACTCTCTCGATGGCTTGCCCGGTTTTCGATTCGAATCCATCCCGGACGGCATTCCTCCGACCGATAACAAAGCCGATGCTACCCAAGACATCCCCGCCCTATGCGAGTCCACCGAGAAGAATTGCCTAGAACCCTTTAGAAAACTTCTCCTCAAGCTAAACGACACTACCTCTGTTGATCCACCAGTGAGTTGTGTCGTTTCGGATGCTGCTATGTCGTTTACAGTTAAAGCTGGTGATGAGTTTGGAATACCTGTTGCTTTGTTTTGGACTATCAGTGCTTGTGGCTTGTTGGGGTATACACAGTATGAGAATCTTGTCAATAAAGGGTTTACTCCATTTAAAG ATGAGAGCTCTTTCACAAATGGGTATATGGATACATTGATAGATTGGATACCAGCAATTAATGATATCAGACTAAAAGATCTTCCAAGCTTCATACGCACAACAAATCCTAATGAATTTATGGTAAAATACATTATAAGATTGATTAAAGCAACTTCCACAGGAACTGCTCTTATCTTAAACACTTTTGACTCATTAGAGCACAATGTCTTGGAAGCTCTTTCTTCCATCTTCACATGTCCAATTTACACAATTGGCCCTCTCCATCTTCTTGTCAAAAAGACTCAACCAAAAACTTTATCTTCCATTGCCTCTAATCTATGGATAGAAGAGTTTGAATGCCTCCAATGGTTGGATTCAAAGGACTCCAAATCAGTGGTTTATGTCAACTTTGGTAGCATTACAGCCATGTCCTCTGAACAACTTATTGAGTTCGCTTGGGGTTTGGCCAATAGTAAAAAACCCTTTGTTTGGATAATAAGGCCGGACCTAGTCGAAGGCGACTCGGCCGTTTTGCCTTCCGAGTTCGTGGAAGAAACAAGAGAGAGAAGTTTGATTTCTAATTGGTGTCCACAAGAGGAGGTTATGAACCACCCCGCGATTGGTGGTTTCTTAACACATTGTGGTTGGAACTCGACGCTGGAAAGCTTGAGCGCGGGAGTTCCAACAATTTGTTGGCCTTTTTTCGCCGAGCAACAAACTAATTGTAAGTTTTTGTGTGATGTTTGGGGGAGTGGAATGGAAATTAATGCCAATGTTCAAAGAGATGATGTGGAAAAGCTTGTGAGAGAGTTGATGGATGGGGAAAAAGGACATGAAATGAGAAACAAAGCCATGGAGTGGAAGAAAAAGGCACATGAAGCAACTGAGCTTGGTGGGTCTTCTTTGGTGAATTTGGATAATATCATCAAAGAGGTTTTGGTGCCATCATTGAAACCATAA